A genomic region of Dactylococcopsis salina PCC 8305 contains the following coding sequences:
- a CDS encoding ATP-dependent Clp protease proteolytic subunit: protein MPIGVPKVPYQMPGQPYSDWVNIYDRLYRERIIFLGRGINDGLANQIIAVMLYLDSEDPSKPIYLYINSPGGSVSAGMAIYDTMQHIKSEVVTICVGIAASMGAFLLTAGTQGKRIALPHSRIMIHQPLGGTQGRRQATDIEIEAREILRIRQQLDEIMAKNTGQTVEKIKKDTDRDFFMSAEEAKNYGIIDRVIEEKNI from the coding sequence ATGCCCATTGGTGTTCCAAAAGTTCCCTATCAGATGCCTGGTCAACCCTACAGTGACTGGGTAAATATCTATGATCGTCTGTATCGAGAACGCATTATTTTCCTCGGTCGTGGGATTAATGACGGTTTAGCGAATCAAATCATTGCCGTCATGCTTTACCTTGATTCCGAAGACCCCAGCAAGCCAATTTACCTTTACATTAACTCTCCTGGTGGTTCAGTTAGCGCAGGCATGGCAATTTATGACACCATGCAACATATTAAATCAGAAGTTGTCACCATTTGCGTGGGAATTGCTGCTTCTATGGGAGCGTTTTTACTGACAGCAGGAACACAAGGTAAGCGTATCGCCCTTCCTCACTCTCGGATTATGATTCACCAACCTTTAGGGGGAACGCAAGGGAGACGACAAGCGACAGATATTGAAATTGAAGCCAGAGAGATTCTTCGCATCCGTCAACAATTAGATGAGATTATGGCGAAAAATACAGGTCAGACGGTGGAGAAAATCAAAAAAGACACCGATCGCGATTTCTTTATGTCCGCAGAAGAAGCGAAAAACTACGGTATCATCGATCGCGTGATTGAAGAGAAAAACATCTAA
- a CDS encoding M16 family metallopeptidase: MLRLIITISCIFLLSGTAFIPSAKAVNNSSQIQPYLERVKERIIEYELDNGMKFIILPEKEAPVISFVTYADVGGANEEQRKTGAAHFLEHLAFKGTTEIGTTNYQQEKALLNRLDQVHNQLETAQEKGNSEAVKQLKTKFETLQKQASQYVKQNEYGKIVQTEGGVGLNAATSADYTVYFYSFPANKLELWMSLESERFLDPVFREFYKEQQVILEERRLRTDNSPVGKMIEEFLGTAFTTHPYQRPVIGYEADIRNLNRSDIREFFETYYVPENLTTAIVGDVDPEEVKALAEVYFGRFSRQETPPKVTEIEPSQTETREINLTLNSQPWYFEGYHRPAITDKDHVIYEVISTLLSNGRTSRLYRNLVEEKQVALSARGISSFPGNKFPNLVLFYALTAPNASLEQVSDALTLEIERLKNERVSDEELERVKTQIQASLLRNLDSNKGMARRLAEYEGKTGSWENLFTELEAVAAVTPDDIQRVARSTFTEENRTIGRILSEK, encoded by the coding sequence GTGTTACGACTAATTATTACCATCAGTTGCATTTTCTTGCTATCGGGAACTGCTTTTATCCCCAGCGCGAAAGCAGTCAACAACTCTTCCCAAATTCAGCCTTACTTAGAACGAGTAAAAGAGCGTATTATCGAATATGAATTAGACAACGGAATGAAATTTATCATTCTTCCAGAAAAAGAAGCCCCAGTCATTTCTTTTGTTACTTATGCTGATGTGGGAGGTGCAAATGAAGAACAAAGAAAAACGGGCGCAGCGCATTTTTTAGAACATTTAGCCTTTAAGGGAACGACTGAAATTGGAACAACCAATTATCAACAAGAAAAAGCGTTACTAAACCGTTTAGATCAAGTCCATAATCAACTAGAAACAGCGCAAGAGAAAGGAAACTCAGAAGCGGTCAAACAACTGAAAACTAAATTTGAAACCCTACAAAAACAAGCCTCCCAATATGTGAAACAAAATGAATATGGGAAAATTGTTCAAACCGAAGGCGGTGTCGGATTAAATGCGGCTACATCAGCAGATTATACGGTTTATTTTTATAGTTTTCCCGCCAATAAATTAGAACTCTGGATGTCCTTAGAATCAGAACGATTTTTAGACCCTGTTTTCCGAGAATTTTATAAAGAACAACAAGTCATCTTAGAAGAAAGACGACTTCGTACCGATAACTCTCCAGTGGGAAAAATGATCGAAGAATTTTTAGGAACTGCTTTTACGACTCATCCCTATCAACGCCCTGTTATTGGTTATGAAGCGGATATTCGGAACTTAAATCGCAGTGATATTCGTGAGTTTTTTGAAACTTATTATGTTCCTGAAAATTTAACAACAGCTATTGTTGGCGATGTTGATCCAGAAGAAGTTAAAGCCTTAGCAGAGGTTTATTTTGGTCGCTTTTCTCGTCAAGAAACGCCCCCAAAAGTAACAGAAATTGAACCGTCTCAAACGGAAACTCGTGAGATTAATTTGACCCTTAATTCTCAACCCTGGTATTTTGAAGGCTATCATCGTCCAGCAATTACTGATAAAGATCATGTGATTTATGAAGTGATTTCCACTTTACTGAGTAATGGACGAACTTCTCGTTTGTATCGAAATTTAGTCGAAGAAAAACAGGTTGCGCTTTCCGCAAGAGGGATTAGTAGTTTTCCTGGGAATAAGTTTCCGAATTTAGTGTTATTTTACGCGCTGACTGCACCAAATGCAAGTTTAGAACAGGTTTCGGACGCATTAACATTAGAGATAGAAAGATTAAAAAATGAAAGGGTTTCTGATGAGGAATTAGAACGAGTCAAAACCCAAATTCAAGCCAGTTTATTACGGAATTTAGATTCAAATAAAGGGATGGCAAGACGGTTAGCCGAATATGAAGGAAAAACTGGCAGTTGGGAGAATTTATTTACAGAATTAGAAGCAGTAGCCGCCGTGACACCTGATGATATTCAGCGCGTCGCTCGATCGACCTTTACGGAAGAAAACCGCACCATTGGACGCATTTTATCCGAGAAATAA
- a CDS encoding ATP-dependent Clp protease proteolytic subunit: MNSPIRGVQAPYYGGGNTRTPPPDLPSLLLKERIVYLGLPLVSPDEYKEQIGIDVTELIIAQLLYLQFEDREKPIYMYINSTGTSWYGGESIGFETEAFAICDTLNYIEPPVNTICIGQAMGTAAMILSSGTKGYRASLPNATIILNQPRQGAQGQATDIQIRAKEVLENKQSMLSILSRNTGQPVEKIAKDSDRMFYLSPQEAKEYGLIDRVLESTKELPSTAGVLS, encoded by the coding sequence ATGAACTCACCAATCCGAGGCGTACAAGCTCCTTATTATGGAGGAGGAAACACCCGCACCCCTCCACCCGATCTCCCTTCCCTGTTGTTGAAAGAACGTATTGTTTATTTGGGTTTACCTTTAGTTTCCCCAGATGAGTACAAAGAGCAAATTGGGATTGATGTGACTGAGTTAATCATTGCTCAACTGCTATATTTGCAATTTGAAGATCGGGAAAAACCGATTTATATGTATATCAACTCCACGGGAACATCTTGGTATGGAGGCGAGTCGATCGGCTTTGAAACCGAAGCCTTTGCCATTTGTGACACTCTCAACTATATCGAACCGCCAGTGAATACCATTTGCATCGGTCAAGCAATGGGAACCGCAGCGATGATTCTCTCTTCTGGAACGAAAGGTTATCGCGCTAGTCTGCCCAATGCCACGATTATTCTAAACCAGCCTCGTCAGGGAGCGCAAGGACAAGCCACTGATATTCAAATTCGGGCGAAGGAAGTGTTGGAAAATAAACAGTCCATGTTAAGCATTCTTTCCCGAAATACGGGTCAACCTGTAGAAAAGATTGCTAAAGATTCTGACCGAATGTTCTATCTTAGTCCACAGGAAGCAAAAGAATATGGACTGATCGATCGAGTTTTAGAAAGCACAAAAGAACTTCCCTCAACGGCGGGTGTTCTTAGTTAG
- a CDS encoding phosphotransferase produces the protein MLTQSSIKSLPTHALQCSVTYSTIAPKAVTTAISSYYDLGQVKNCQFWYHGLSDIYRIETDTGFYIFRVSHHHWRSRSEIQFELEFLSFLRENKIPVASPLPTRTGELCLEIAAPEGVRYGTVFEYAAGSVPIGDLDCTQSHQLGETLAKLHQISYDFSPVSERSMLTPELIIDRSNQIIAPFLEHRPWDLQTLFSIADQVKAELQNLPQTKPFWTVCWGDPHSGNTHFTENNQLTLFDFDQCGYGWRAFDLGKFYQVSLQSGCTPKVREAVLQGYSSISPLRQIEIDCLPSLTVAAFIWAWGIHLNRAICFEYSRLDDHYFTRRLEKLKHLSSRNW, from the coding sequence TTGCTTACTCAATCTTCCATCAAATCACTTCCTACCCATGCTCTCCAGTGTTCTGTCACCTATTCGACGATCGCGCCGAAAGCTGTCACCACTGCCATCAGTTCCTATTATGATCTGGGTCAGGTAAAAAATTGTCAATTTTGGTATCACGGACTTAGTGATATTTATCGCATTGAAACGGATACAGGATTTTATATTTTTCGTGTTTCTCATCATCACTGGCGATCGCGCTCAGAAATTCAATTTGAACTGGAGTTCCTCAGCTTTCTCCGTGAAAACAAAATTCCCGTCGCTTCTCCTCTCCCGACGCGAACTGGAGAACTGTGTTTAGAAATCGCAGCGCCAGAAGGAGTACGATACGGTACAGTTTTTGAATACGCAGCAGGGTCAGTGCCGATCGGTGATTTAGACTGCACCCAAAGCCATCAATTGGGAGAAACCCTCGCCAAACTCCATCAAATTAGTTACGACTTTTCCCCTGTCAGCGAGCGATCGATGCTGACTCCCGAATTAATAATCGATCGATCGAATCAAATCATCGCCCCTTTTCTAGAACACCGTCCTTGGGACTTACAAACCTTATTCAGTATTGCAGATCAGGTGAAAGCAGAACTGCAAAACCTCCCTCAAACCAAGCCATTTTGGACAGTTTGTTGGGGTGATCCTCACAGTGGAAACACCCACTTCACTGAAAACAATCAACTGACGCTTTTTGACTTTGATCAATGTGGTTATGGTTGGCGGGCTTTTGACTTGGGAAAATTCTATCAAGTCTCCTTACAAAGCGGTTGCACTCCTAAAGTCCGAGAAGCAGTCTTACAAGGATATTCCAGTATTAGCCCCTTGCGCCAAATTGAAATTGATTGTTTACCCTCTCTCACCGTTGCGGCTTTTATTTGGGCGTGGGGAATCCATCTCAACCGTGCGATTTGCTTTGAATATAGCCGTCTCGACGATCATTATTTTACTCGCCGCTTAGAAAAACTAAAACATTTATCTTCCCGAAACTGGTGA
- a CDS encoding orange carotenoid protein N-terminal domain-containing protein, translating to MPFTIDSARNIFPNTLAADAVPATIARFEQLTAEDQLALIWFAYLEMGKTITIAAPGAASMQFAERTLEQIRKMSFQEQSQVMCDLVNRADTEICRTYATWSPNIKLGFWYKLGEWMEEGIVAPIPEGYQLSANASAVLQAIRGLESGQQITVLRNSVVSMGFDPNKMGTYTPVTEPVEPPQEASERQEVAIPGVTNPTILAYMNNMNANDFDALIELFLPDGALQPPFQRPIIGKESIMRFFKQECQNLKLLPENGVVEPAEDNYTQVKVTGKVQSPWFGAKVGMNIAWRFLLDPNDKIFFVAIDLLASPQELMNFAR from the coding sequence ATGCCATTTACCATAGATTCAGCCCGCAACATTTTTCCGAATACCTTAGCGGCGGATGCTGTTCCCGCCACGATCGCGCGTTTTGAACAATTAACTGCTGAAGATCAATTAGCACTGATTTGGTTTGCCTATCTGGAAATGGGTAAAACCATTACCATTGCGGCTCCAGGGGCTGCCAGTATGCAGTTTGCGGAAAGAACTCTTGAGCAAATTCGGAAAATGAGTTTCCAAGAACAATCACAAGTTATGTGTGATTTAGTAAACCGAGCCGACACGGAAATTTGTCGCACCTATGCCACCTGGTCCCCAAACATTAAACTCGGTTTCTGGTATAAACTGGGAGAATGGATGGAAGAAGGAATCGTTGCACCAATTCCCGAAGGATACCAGCTTTCTGCTAACGCTTCCGCCGTGTTACAAGCGATCCGAGGGTTAGAATCGGGTCAGCAAATTACCGTCTTGCGTAACTCTGTGGTTAGTATGGGCTTTGATCCTAACAAAATGGGAACTTATACCCCTGTCACCGAGCCAGTTGAACCCCCTCAAGAAGCATCTGAACGACAGGAAGTCGCAATCCCAGGAGTAACCAATCCGACGATTTTGGCTTATATGAATAATATGAATGCCAATGATTTTGATGCTCTCATTGAGTTATTCCTTCCCGATGGCGCGTTACAACCTCCCTTCCAGCGTCCAATTATCGGTAAAGAGTCAATTATGCGCTTCTTTAAGCAAGAATGCCAAAACTTAAAACTGCTTCCTGAAAATGGCGTAGTTGAACCGGCTGAGGATAATTACACTCAAGTTAAGGTAACTGGAAAAGTTCAAAGTCCTTGGTTTGGTGCAAAAGTAGGGATGAATATTGCCTGGCGTTTCCTTCTCGATCCCAATGATAAAATCTTCTTCGTTGCGATCGATTTATTAGCTTCCCCTCAAGAGTTGATGAATTTTGCTCGTTAA
- a CDS encoding TetR/AcrR family transcriptional regulator — MQAFRQQVANHSQKPPSEEKVRDRVLKTAQRLFANRGYDATTTKDLATQAGIAEGTLFRHFENKKAILVEVATAGWIEILTDLLTELSEMGSYKAVAQVMKRRMFRLHENGELLRVCFFEAQFHPELRERIQSEVISKMTNVTEAFFETAMERGIYRKMNPRVVAQVFLGMFTIAGFSSDTIVESDAPPHAMKEMAEGIADIFLNGVLAEPEEVNQDE; from the coding sequence ATGCAAGCGTTCCGTCAACAAGTTGCTAATCATTCCCAAAAGCCTCCCTCAGAAGAAAAAGTGCGCGATCGCGTCTTAAAAACGGCGCAACGTCTCTTTGCTAATCGTGGTTACGATGCGACAACTACAAAAGATTTAGCAACCCAAGCTGGAATCGCTGAGGGAACATTATTCCGACACTTTGAAAATAAAAAAGCCATTCTTGTCGAGGTTGCGACGGCGGGTTGGATTGAGATTTTAACGGATTTACTCACAGAACTTAGTGAGATGGGAAGTTATAAAGCGGTCGCTCAAGTAATGAAGCGAAGGATGTTTCGATTACATGAAAATGGTGAGTTGTTGCGAGTTTGTTTTTTTGAGGCCCAATTTCATCCTGAATTGAGGGAACGTATCCAATCAGAGGTGATTTCTAAGATGACGAATGTCACAGAAGCCTTTTTTGAAACGGCTATGGAACGGGGAATTTATCGCAAGATGAATCCGCGAGTGGTGGCGCAAGTTTTCTTGGGAATGTTTACGATCGCGGGCTTTTCTAGTGATACCATTGTTGAATCTGATGCCCCTCCTCACGCGATGAAAGAAATGGCGGAGGGAATTGCTGATATTTTTCTTAATGGGGTGTTAGCTGAACCCGAAGAGGTGAATCAAGATGAGTGA
- a CDS encoding AraC family transcriptional regulator produces the protein MVGLVRQKARGKRQKARGLHARGKKQKARGKRQEARGKRQEG, from the coding sequence TTGGTTGGTTTAGTAAGGCAAAAGGCAAGAGGCAAGAGGCAAAAGGCAAGAGGCTTGCATGCAAGAGGCAAAAAGCAAAAGGCAAGAGGCAAGAGGCAAGAGGCAAGAGGCAAGAGGCAAGAGGGTTGA
- a CDS encoding phosphodiester glycosidase family protein: protein MIVVGFALQTLLFKQILSDIRYSVIPVNETIKQTLDGSNINMRWNQLLTKIGLGLTTTVICILLARISYAQPTSSDITILRRGEEISLNGNKLPVSWRQWQTNNQTYLGITDASAQQRLGLELLSNDRPQMQPVWWFGGENRSAYSLTAQHLETDRYLDFTPILRESSEQIAVFQNRLEITTNPAQVQEIRIGKQSWGNRIVIDLDRPILWQQKQGRREATLTLPAFTPPEISQQFPPPPEIEEAETDQPLLVVTSEANETQLQIQLPESLKLRVSTLANPNRLVIDLRADHLKSREIRWSSGINWKQDYIPLGEAAFAVTWLEIDPRLTNLDLIPIWGNLQQMQGITTLAKMGQENRANLGINGGFFNRDTKLPLGAIKREGEWYSSPILNRGAIGWDNQGGITMDRLRYEETLITDAGERFSLQALNSGYVQSGIARYTPTWGFTYTPLTDEETIVVVENQTVQRFITGNFDQDQTITIPRNGYLLTIRGQPELSSKLAVGMKLQLQNQTFPPRLAGYPHVLAAGPLLLKNGQMVLDAAGENFSQAFINQKADRSAIALTRSGKLLLVAMGDGIERKGPTLAEATRILQRLGAIDALNLDGGSSTSLYLGGEIINRPPATAARVHNGIGFYLR, encoded by the coding sequence ATGATTGTAGTAGGGTTTGCCTTGCAAACCCTACTGTTTAAACAAATTCTCTCAGATATTCGCTACTCAGTGATTCCAGTAAATGAGACAATAAAACAGACTCTCGACGGATCAAACATTAACATGAGATGGAATCAGTTGTTAACTAAAATTGGACTGGGTTTAACCACAACAGTGATCTGTATTCTCTTGGCGAGGATTAGCTATGCTCAACCCACTTCTTCCGATATAACTATCTTACGCAGAGGAGAGGAAATCAGTCTTAATGGGAATAAACTTCCCGTCAGTTGGCGACAATGGCAAACGAATAATCAAACTTATCTTGGGATTACGGATGCTTCCGCTCAACAACGTCTTGGTTTAGAATTGCTTAGCAACGATCGCCCACAGATGCAACCAGTGTGGTGGTTTGGCGGTGAAAATCGTTCTGCTTATTCCCTTACCGCACAACATCTCGAAACCGATCGTTATCTAGATTTTACACCGATTTTAAGGGAGAGCAGCGAACAAATTGCTGTGTTTCAGAATCGCTTAGAAATCACCACTAATCCCGCACAAGTGCAAGAAATTCGCATCGGAAAACAGTCATGGGGAAACCGCATTGTTATCGATTTAGATCGTCCCATTCTTTGGCAACAGAAACAAGGAAGAAGGGAAGCAACCTTAACCCTTCCTGCTTTTACTCCTCCCGAAATTAGTCAACAGTTTCCCCCACCACCAGAAATCGAAGAAGCGGAAACAGATCAGCCTCTTTTGGTCGTCACATCCGAAGCAAACGAAACTCAGCTTCAGATTCAATTACCAGAGTCTCTCAAGCTGCGAGTTAGCACTTTGGCGAATCCTAACCGATTAGTGATTGATTTACGCGCAGATCACCTAAAATCTCGAGAGATTCGTTGGTCATCGGGGATTAACTGGAAACAAGATTATATTCCGTTAGGAGAAGCAGCGTTTGCGGTGACTTGGCTGGAAATTGATCCGCGTTTAACCAATTTAGATTTAATTCCGATTTGGGGGAATCTGCAGCAAATGCAAGGAATTACTACTTTAGCAAAGATGGGGCAAGAAAATCGGGCAAATCTAGGGATTAATGGTGGTTTTTTTAACCGTGATACAAAATTACCCCTCGGTGCAATTAAACGAGAGGGGGAATGGTATTCTAGCCCAATTTTAAATCGAGGCGCGATCGGGTGGGATAATCAAGGAGGAATAACAATGGATCGATTGCGCTACGAGGAAACTCTGATCACCGATGCTGGAGAAAGATTTTCTCTACAGGCTTTAAATAGCGGCTATGTGCAGTCTGGAATCGCTCGTTATACCCCTACTTGGGGATTCACTTATACTCCCCTCACCGATGAGGAAACGATCGTTGTTGTGGAAAATCAAACGGTGCAACGATTTATCACTGGAAATTTTGATCAAGATCAAACAATTACTATTCCCCGTAACGGTTATTTATTAACAATACGGGGTCAACCAGAATTATCGTCTAAATTGGCAGTGGGAATGAAGTTACAATTGCAAAATCAGACGTTTCCTCCTCGTTTGGCTGGTTATCCCCATGTTCTCGCCGCTGGTCCGTTACTGCTGAAAAATGGACAGATGGTCTTAGATGCAGCAGGAGAAAACTTTAGTCAAGCCTTTATCAATCAGAAAGCCGATCGAAGCGCGATCGCTCTCACCCGATCAGGAAAACTGCTTTTAGTGGCAATGGGTGATGGTATCGAAAGAAAAGGACCCACTCTCGCTGAAGCGACTAGGATTTTACAACGGTTGGGCGCGATCGATGCTTTAAACTTAGACGGCGGTAGTTCCACCTCACTCTATCTTGGCGGTGAAATCATCAATCGTCCGCCAGCGACTGCTGCTCGGGTTCATAACGGAATCGGCTTTTATCTGCGCTAG